CGGTCTGTTCGAGCGCGTCCTGCGCCCCTTCAGCGATGTGCACGAGGGTGAAGGGCTGACGGCGCTGCTCATGCTCGCCAATCTCTTCTTGTTGATGACCGGGTACTACATTCTCAAGACCGTACGCGAGCCGCTCATCCTCACGACTGGCGGCGCGGAGCTGAAAGCCTATGCGTCAGCCGGACAGGCGCTGTCGCTGATGGTCTTCGTCCCGCTCTACGGCTGGTTCTCGTCGCGCGTCGCGCGTCTTCCACTCATCGTGGGCTTCGTCGGGTTCTTCCTCGTGACCCTCGAGCTGTTCTATGTGGGGATCTCGGCATCCGTGCCGTTCATCGGCTTCATCTTCTTTATCTGGCTCGGCATATTCAGTCTGGCGACCGTCGCCCAGTTCTGGTCGTTCGCCAACGACATCTATCGGCTCGGGGCAGGTGAGCGGCTTTTTCCACTCATCGGAATAGGCGCTACGGCGGGTAGTCCGGTCGGCGCAAAGGTGGCGAGTGAGCTGTTCGAGGCGGGCATCTCCATGCCGGCAATGCTCCAGATTGCCGCGGCGCTTCTCGTGATTCATTTGCTGCTCTATTGGTGGATCAATCGACGCGAAGAGCGAGAGGCCGCGACCGCGAGACGCGAAGATGGTGCGGCCGAGTCCGGCAAGACGCCGCTCTCCGGTGCCGGTGGCTTCCAACTCGTCTTTCGGAGCACCTATTTGAAGTTCGTGGTGTTGCTGCTAGTCCTGTTGAACGTTGTGAACACCACCGGCGAGTACGTGCTCGGGCGGACCGTCGTAGAGGCCGCGACCGAAGCCGTCAACGCCGGTCAAGCGGCCGACGCGGCGTCGTTCATCGGCGGTTTCTATGGCGACTTCTTCTTTTGGGTCAACCTCCTGG
The Luteitalea sp. genome window above contains:
- a CDS encoding translocase; this translates as MTTVSTAVAAAPQPRASGLFERVLRPFSDVHEGEGLTALLMLANLFLLMTGYYILKTVREPLILTTGGAELKAYASAGQALSLMVFVPLYGWFSSRVARLPLIVGFVGFFLVTLELFYVGISASVPFIGFIFFIWLGIFSLATVAQFWSFANDIYRLGAGERLFPLIGIGATAGSPVGAKVASELFEAGISMPAMLQIAAALLVIHLLLYWWINRREEREAATARREDGAAESGKTPLSGAGGFQLVFRSTYLKFVVLLLVLLNVVNTTGEYVLGRTVVEAATEAVNAGQAADAASFIGGFYGDFFFWVNLLAMVIQAFAVSRIVKHLGMAGVLLILPFIAFGAYGLIGLGAGLAVLRWVKTAENATDYSLMNTGRQLFWLPTDRNEKYKAKQAADTFFVRTGDLFSAAIVYAGTSWFTLSVSGFAWINVLIVLAWLVVAVRTYRHYRLLCAACP